From a region of the Constantimarinum furrinae genome:
- a CDS encoding DUF1015 domain-containing protein: MANIIPFKAVRPSRDKVSLIAARSYDSYTPAERESRLRDNPFSFLHIVNPGYKYQKQIAGPERYTLVRNRYQEFKEDGIFLQEQKPAFYVYKIVNRDGLVFHGIVAAASTEDYVKDVIKKHEDTIEYRETLFKEYLKTVGFNSEPVLLTYPDNHKLKSIIETVMKARSEYEFTTTYRDTHYLWVVNEPKIIEEIGSIFDQMDVLYIADGHHRSSSSYLLAETLKSENKDHNGTEAYNYFMSYLIPESDLKIYEFNRLVRDLNGLSKEEFLIALDALFRIEKRGQEYYKPSKKHHFSMYLDGAFYSLYLRKGNYKIENALDGLDAQILYKTILKPILGIHDLRNDNRIDYAHGKHDLAYVKSMVDSGEFAVGFGLLPVTTPEMKQIADEGLKMPPKTTYIEPKLRSGVTIYEF, encoded by the coding sequence ATGGCTAACATAATTCCTTTTAAAGCAGTACGCCCCTCCAGGGATAAAGTGAGTTTGATCGCGGCGCGATCCTACGACAGCTATACGCCTGCCGAAAGGGAATCGCGTTTACGGGATAATCCGTTTTCCTTTTTGCACATTGTTAATCCGGGATATAAATATCAGAAACAGATCGCAGGTCCCGAACGCTATACGCTTGTGCGAAATCGCTATCAGGAATTTAAGGAAGATGGTATTTTTTTACAAGAACAGAAACCGGCCTTTTATGTCTATAAGATCGTTAACCGTGATGGATTGGTTTTCCACGGAATAGTTGCTGCTGCGAGTACCGAAGATTATGTTAAGGATGTCATCAAAAAACATGAAGATACTATTGAGTACAGAGAAACACTATTTAAGGAATACCTGAAAACTGTCGGTTTTAATTCCGAACCAGTGCTATTAACCTATCCCGATAACCACAAACTAAAATCCATCATTGAGACCGTTATGAAAGCACGGTCGGAGTACGAATTTACGACTACCTACAGAGATACTCATTATTTGTGGGTAGTAAATGAACCCAAAATAATTGAAGAGATCGGTTCAATTTTCGATCAAATGGATGTGTTATATATCGCAGACGGCCACCATCGTTCTTCTTCTTCCTATCTACTGGCGGAAACTTTAAAATCTGAAAATAAAGATCACAACGGAACCGAAGCCTATAATTATTTTATGAGCTACCTCATTCCTGAAAGTGATTTAAAGATCTACGAGTTTAACAGACTCGTCCGGGATCTTAACGGCCTGAGCAAAGAAGAGTTTTTAATTGCGCTGGACGCCTTATTCCGAATAGAAAAAAGAGGACAGGAATATTATAAACCTTCTAAAAAGCATCATTTTAGTATGTATCTGGATGGTGCTTTTTATTCGTTATATCTTCGGAAGGGCAATTATAAAATCGAGAACGCCTTAGACGGACTTGATGCCCAGATCCTATATAAGACAATACTGAAACCTATTTTGGGCATTCACGATCTTCGAAACGATAACCGCATCGATTATGCGCATGGTAAACACGATCTTGCCTATGTAAAATCGATGGTCGATTCGGGAGAGTTCGCAGTAGGTTTTGGCTTGCTTCCTGTCACCACTCCCGAAATGAAACAGATCGCGGATGAAGGTTTAAAAATGCCCCCAAAAACTACCTATATAGAACCCAAACTAAGAAGTGGTGTAACGATCTATGAATTTTAA
- a CDS encoding protein-L-isoaspartate(D-aspartate) O-methyltransferase — protein sequence MKDTFTHKGMRKKLVETLITKGIENPKVLEAINKIPRHLFMDSGFIDHAYIDKAFPIGADQTISQPYTVARQTELLDVNPNDKILEIGTGSGYQTAVLIEMKALVYSIERQSELFKKAKLFLPKLGYRPKKLIFGDGYIGLASEAPFDGIIVTAGAPFVPKPLMAQLKVGGKLVIPVGEKIQVMTVFTRTSETEFEKEEFGEFRFVPLLEDKN from the coding sequence ATGAAAGATACCTTCACACATAAGGGGATGAGAAAGAAATTGGTGGAAACCCTTATCACTAAAGGTATTGAAAACCCTAAAGTCCTTGAAGCAATAAATAAAATTCCTCGTCATTTGTTTATGGACTCGGGTTTTATTGATCATGCTTATATCGACAAGGCCTTTCCTATTGGCGCCGATCAGACCATCTCTCAGCCCTATACTGTAGCTCGTCAAACCGAATTACTGGATGTAAATCCTAACGATAAGATCCTAGAAATTGGAACCGGTAGCGGCTATCAAACCGCTGTCCTCATTGAAATGAAAGCCTTGGTTTATTCAATAGAGCGGCAAAGTGAACTCTTTAAAAAGGCGAAGCTATTTCTTCCCAAATTGGGATATCGTCCCAAAAAACTGATCTTCGGTGATGGGTACATCGGACTGGCATCAGAGGCTCCTTTTGACGGAATTATCGTTACTGCAGGTGCACCTTTTGTTCCAAAGCCATTAATGGCCCAATTAAAAGTAGGCGGTAAGTTGGTCATTCCTGTTGGTGAAAAAATTCAGGTCATGACGGTCTTTACACGAACTTCAGAAACCGAATTCGAAAAGGAAGAATTTGGAGAATTTAGGTTTGTCCCGCTACTCGAGGATAAAAATTAG
- a CDS encoding YggS family pyridoxal phosphate-dependent enzyme, translated as MSVSENIIQLKREIPDTVTLVAVSKTKAVPEIMEAYNTGHRIFGENKIQEMEAKWKEMPKDVEWHMIGHVQRNKVKYMAPFVSLIHAVDSLKLLKEINKQARKNNRVINCLIQIKIAEEESKFGLSEAAAREILASEAFQSMEHVNVLGVMGMATFTENEAQLVKEFQKLKAFFDTYKNKYGFTEISMGMSGDYAVAIAQGSTMIRVGSAIFGKRNYS; from the coding sequence ATGTCTGTTTCAGAAAATATAATTCAACTAAAAAGAGAAATCCCCGATACAGTAACCCTGGTTGCTGTTTCTAAAACTAAGGCAGTGCCCGAGATCATGGAAGCCTATAACACCGGACATCGCATCTTTGGTGAAAACAAGATACAGGAAATGGAGGCCAAATGGAAGGAAATGCCAAAGGATGTAGAATGGCATATGATAGGACATGTACAACGAAATAAGGTAAAATACATGGCACCGTTTGTGAGTTTAATTCATGCTGTAGATAGTTTAAAACTGCTGAAAGAGATCAATAAACAGGCACGAAAAAACAACAGAGTCATAAACTGCCTTATCCAGATAAAAATTGCCGAAGAAGAGAGTAAATTTGGACTAAGCGAAGCAGCCGCGCGAGAAATTCTTGCTTCAGAAGCTTTTCAGTCTATGGAACATGTAAACGTCCTGGGCGTAATGGGTATGGCAACTTTTACCGAAAATGAAGCCCAACTGGTTAAAGAATTTCAGAAATTAAAAGCGTTCTTCGACACCTATAAGAACAAGTACGGATTTACAGAGATCTCTATGGGAATGAGCGGAGACTATGCGGTCGCCATTGCACAGGGAAGCACAATGATACGTGTAGGGAGTGCAATTTTCGGGAAACGCAATTATTCGTAA
- a CDS encoding exonuclease domain-containing protein, with protein sequence MYAILDIETTGGKFNEEGITEIAIYKFDGHKVVDQFSSLINPERSIQPFVVNLTGINNEMLRNAPKFYEVAKRIIEITNDCILVAHNAKFDNRILTTEFDRLGYEFEKDTLCTVELAKKLLPDLPSYSLGKLVRSLGIPLSDRHRAQGDAKATVSLFKLLLSKDSTKEIVKKLVRKDPKRQLEPKLLDIIEHAPAETGVYYMHREDGSIIYIGKSKNIKKRLTQHFTSDSRKSKKIQLEVVEVTFELTGNDLIAQLKECEEIKRNKPNYNRALRGTVFRYQLSSFVDQNGYINLSIEKANSKKQAITTFTNYQQAKSSLYRITEEHQLCQKLNGLYKTESSCFLFGLKDCYGACIELEPVEEYNDRVQSFLEKYSYENNHMLIIDKGRDIDERSVVLIENGVYKGYGFYNLNFQINNIDILRSIITPMQNNRDAQHIIQNYLRKNKVLKIVNLPEEAAI encoded by the coding sequence ATGTACGCAATCTTAGACATAGAAACTACCGGAGGAAAATTTAATGAAGAGGGAATAACTGAAATTGCGATCTACAAATTCGACGGCCATAAGGTAGTCGACCAGTTTTCCAGTCTTATCAATCCCGAACGCAGCATACAACCCTTTGTGGTAAATCTCACCGGTATAAATAATGAAATGCTTCGTAACGCTCCCAAATTCTATGAAGTAGCCAAACGAATTATTGAAATAACTAACGATTGTATCCTGGTGGCACACAATGCCAAATTCGATAACAGGATCCTAACTACCGAATTCGACCGGCTGGGTTACGAATTTGAAAAGGACACTTTATGTACGGTGGAGCTCGCAAAAAAGTTACTCCCAGACCTGCCCTCGTATAGTCTTGGAAAATTGGTTCGATCTTTAGGTATTCCATTAAGCGACAGACACAGAGCTCAGGGAGATGCCAAGGCTACCGTGAGTTTATTTAAACTTTTACTCTCCAAGGACAGTACGAAAGAGATCGTAAAAAAACTGGTAAGAAAGGATCCTAAGCGCCAATTGGAACCGAAATTACTGGATATCATAGAACATGCCCCTGCAGAAACCGGCGTGTATTATATGCATCGTGAGGACGGATCGATCATCTATATTGGAAAAAGTAAGAATATCAAAAAGCGTCTAACACAGCATTTTACAAGTGACTCCAGAAAGTCTAAGAAAATACAGCTTGAAGTGGTTGAAGTTACATTCGAGCTTACGGGAAATGACCTTATTGCACAATTGAAAGAGTGCGAAGAAATTAAGAGGAATAAACCGAATTATAATCGTGCTCTTAGAGGAACGGTATTTAGATATCAATTATCTTCATTTGTTGATCAAAATGGATATATAAATCTGTCTATTGAAAAAGCAAACAGTAAAAAACAGGCGATAACCACATTTACTAATTATCAACAAGCAAAATCTTCACTTTACAGAATTACTGAAGAACATCAATTATGTCAAAAGCTCAATGGCCTTTATAAAACCGAGAGTAGCTGTTTTTTATTCGGACTTAAAGACTGTTACGGGGCCTGTATCGAACTTGAGCCTGTGGAGGAATATAATGACCGGGTTCAAAGCTTTCTAGAAAAATACAGTTACGAGAACAATCACATGCTTATTATAGACAAAGGAAGGGATATCGATGAACGATCGGTGGTCTTAATAGAAAATGGTGTTTATAAGGGCTATGGATTTTATAATCTAAATTTCCAGATCAATAATATCGATATATTAAGATCGATCATCACTCCCATGCAAAATAACCGAGACGCACAACATATCATTCAAAATTATCTCCGAAAGAACAAAGTACTTAAAATTGTTAATCTACCCGAGGAAGCCGCCATATAA
- a CDS encoding 3-hydroxybutyryl-CoA dehydrogenase, giving the protein MKNVAVIGAGTMGNGIAHTFAQFDYKVQLIDVSQNSLDKGMATITKNLDRMVSKEIISEEDKIKTLKNITTYTSLEDGVEYASLVVEAATENVDLKLKIFRDLDKFCPEDTILASNTSSISITKIAAETSRPDMVIGMHFMNPVPVMKLVEIIRGYSTSDQTYTTVEEISKKLSKVPVEVNDYPGFVANRILMPMINEAIETLYNGVAGVQEIDTVMKLGMAHPMGPLQLADFIGLDVCLSILNVMYDGFKNPKYAPCPLLVNMVMAGKMGIKSGEGFYDYSESRRAEKVSGQFLK; this is encoded by the coding sequence ATGAAAAATGTAGCGGTTATAGGCGCTGGTACTATGGGGAACGGAATTGCCCATACTTTCGCCCAGTTCGATTATAAAGTTCAGCTAATTGATGTTTCTCAAAATTCTTTGGACAAAGGAATGGCTACCATTACCAAAAATCTGGACAGAATGGTTTCTAAAGAAATTATTTCTGAAGAAGATAAAATTAAAACCTTAAAAAACATTACCACCTACACCAGTCTTGAAGATGGCGTAGAGTATGCCAGTCTGGTTGTAGAAGCAGCCACCGAAAATGTAGATCTGAAACTGAAAATCTTTAGGGATCTGGATAAATTTTGCCCGGAGGACACTATTTTGGCTAGTAATACCTCTTCCATCTCCATTACAAAAATTGCCGCCGAAACCTCCCGCCCCGATATGGTGATCGGGATGCATTTTATGAACCCGGTTCCTGTAATGAAGCTGGTAGAGATCATAAGGGGGTACAGCACCAGTGACCAAACGTATACTACAGTTGAAGAAATCTCTAAAAAGTTAAGTAAAGTTCCTGTTGAAGTGAACGACTATCCCGGGTTTGTAGCCAATCGCATCTTAATGCCCATGATCAACGAGGCTATTGAGACTTTGTACAATGGTGTTGCGGGGGTGCAGGAGATCGATACCGTTATGAAATTAGGAATGGCACATCCAATGGGGCCGCTGCAATTGGCCGATTTTATCGGGCTTGATGTGTGTCTATCCATCCTCAATGTCATGTACGATGGCTTTAAAAACCCGAAATACGCTCCATGTCCTTTATTGGTAAATATGGTAATGGCAGGAAAAATGGGGATTAAGAGCGGTGAAGGTTTTTACGATTATAGCGAAAGCAGAAGAGCCGAAAAAGTATCAGGGCAGTTTTTAAAATAA
- a CDS encoding serine hydrolase produces the protein MKKCILFLIGFIFISVASEAQILDKIKKVKNTIAGITVEKLSADPVSTSFKDVDKTRYFEDDFGNDADFLDLHNQPYVEGEGFLLQPGFYEGRFQSFCIKAGTYMPTTGRGRFYAPLKGPKADIIATIIEAYEQDSGLTQKEVQLLLWAIIAKTDFNKMNGPVKLTAIRLLSAEQIARLSKGSFDNLARKEMKKLAYSSNAVRAIVEAENNLRASYYRGVSTYEDYENIAMLPGEEPLVPEFGPGRWTKHPDGFFIRYYPSGYSTTKTQIYVPTSVGNPSFNPTNAIAVPADRGQRLIQTGLPSIGGQPNMGGGGPMSGSGSSGGTAGGGGNSGGGTVGGGATGSGTVPQSFCNPAFDAGVDKVIKEQMILQDLPGLAVAVYKNGKMVHLKAYGYRDLYEEIPINLNTTMEWASISKSITGVAAAQLEEKGISGYKVSHYANRYVDNWKNVTYTDTSGNVEGVDARLTSITIDQLLNNTSGIQHYGKGTRAGANNKYAKLGRDTYVQFIEEKEYSSPPGVFDAKKAVSVFNKSVIDFNPGSKWHYSSYGFVLAGATIDKAAPNGYVDWVQKNIADKIGMQSFSIAEPPGWGHKKTYDGMLTSHQSNRAEWTLPGGGYQSNICDLAKYTYALSTGVFFDGQKDQLWNNSVTASVGGSLSYSYGLYFRGTGNNFRVYHGGHGGNSRSYMQFFPTDSTGIALMAPAEYANLPELTKYIFQELNVRPTLYSGLTPTPYDKCERGMTDGSDLFYGVWRRRDGDVLIRTGYETAAFFKEIERLQDSGYNCVDVETYMNEGKRYWDAVLKKGVPKTKLVYNLSRGLLETTTNGLKQEGFILRDVESYLDNGNRKWAGVYSKENKKSQLMNVMQTQELRNEHDRALSNGLQIVDIECYPNGNLLDWSGVWVKGPPSKMELNIDPTTFYDKVRSMRGQGYRLVDVEYYMLNNQDWRVGAVWEQGAYKEFITGETGDSASMQKFCDHMETHYDQSRAGLELVDWERIDVEWFD, from the coding sequence ATGAAAAAATGTATCTTATTTCTCATTGGCTTCATTTTTATTTCAGTTGCTTCGGAAGCCCAAATTCTTGATAAAATAAAGAAAGTGAAGAATACTATTGCCGGGATTACGGTCGAAAAGCTAAGTGCAGACCCTGTATCTACTTCTTTTAAGGATGTTGATAAAACAAGGTATTTTGAGGATGACTTCGGAAATGATGCAGACTTTTTAGACTTACACAATCAGCCCTATGTAGAGGGTGAAGGATTTTTGTTACAGCCGGGATTTTATGAAGGAAGATTTCAAAGCTTTTGTATTAAAGCCGGCACATATATGCCAACAACGGGTCGTGGTCGCTTCTATGCTCCCTTAAAAGGACCCAAAGCCGACATTATTGCTACAATTATAGAGGCCTATGAACAGGATTCCGGACTCACACAAAAAGAAGTACAATTGTTATTATGGGCGATAATTGCAAAAACGGATTTTAATAAAATGAACGGACCGGTAAAATTAACAGCCATACGACTGTTATCTGCCGAACAAATTGCGAGATTAAGCAAAGGTAGTTTCGATAATCTTGCCCGCAAGGAAATGAAGAAACTGGCGTATTCATCCAATGCTGTTCGAGCAATTGTAGAAGCCGAAAATAATCTCAGAGCGAGCTATTACCGAGGAGTTTCTACCTATGAAGATTATGAAAATATTGCAATGTTACCGGGTGAGGAGCCCCTTGTGCCTGAGTTTGGACCCGGACGCTGGACCAAGCATCCCGATGGTTTCTTTATACGCTACTACCCAAGTGGATATAGTACTACCAAAACCCAAATCTATGTGCCAACATCAGTGGGTAACCCAAGTTTTAATCCAACCAATGCCATAGCAGTTCCTGCAGACCGAGGTCAACGATTAATTCAAACAGGATTACCTTCCATAGGAGGACAACCTAATATGGGTGGAGGAGGTCCAATGTCGGGTAGCGGAAGTAGTGGAGGAACAGCTGGTGGAGGAGGGAATTCTGGTGGTGGTACTGTAGGAGGAGGAGCTACCGGTTCGGGAACAGTTCCGCAAAGTTTTTGCAATCCCGCTTTTGATGCAGGAGTTGATAAGGTGATTAAAGAACAAATGATCCTACAAGATCTTCCGGGTCTTGCAGTTGCTGTGTATAAAAATGGAAAAATGGTTCATCTTAAAGCGTACGGTTATAGAGATTTATATGAAGAAATTCCTATAAACCTTAATACAACGATGGAATGGGCTTCAATTTCTAAATCTATTACAGGTGTAGCCGCAGCACAGCTTGAAGAAAAAGGAATTTCAGGGTATAAGGTATCTCATTACGCCAATAGGTACGTCGATAACTGGAAGAATGTAACATATACAGATACTTCAGGAAACGTTGAAGGAGTGGATGCTCGATTAACATCTATCACTATCGACCAGTTGTTGAATAATACCAGTGGGATCCAGCACTATGGTAAAGGTACTCGTGCTGGTGCGAACAACAAGTACGCTAAACTGGGAAGAGACACTTACGTCCAATTCATAGAAGAAAAAGAATATTCTAGTCCGCCAGGGGTTTTTGATGCCAAGAAAGCCGTCAGCGTTTTCAATAAATCGGTGATTGATTTTAATCCGGGTTCGAAATGGCACTATTCTTCATATGGTTTCGTTCTGGCCGGAGCAACAATTGATAAGGCGGCACCGAACGGATATGTCGATTGGGTCCAAAAAAATATTGCTGATAAAATTGGAATGCAATCCTTTAGTATAGCAGAACCGCCGGGATGGGGACATAAGAAAACCTATGATGGGATGTTAACATCTCATCAAAGCAATCGAGCCGAATGGACATTGCCCGGTGGAGGTTATCAGTCTAATATTTGTGATCTGGCAAAATATACTTATGCATTGAGTACCGGAGTATTTTTTGATGGGCAAAAAGATCAGTTGTGGAATAATAGTGTCACAGCCTCGGTTGGCGGGAGTCTGTCATATAGTTATGGTTTGTATTTTAGAGGCACAGGCAATAATTTTAGAGTATATCACGGGGGTCACGGGGGAAATTCAAGGTCCTATATGCAATTCTTTCCCACCGACAGCACCGGAATTGCTCTTATGGCACCAGCAGAATATGCCAATTTACCCGAATTAACTAAGTATATTTTTCAGGAATTAAATGTTCGTCCAACACTGTATTCGGGCTTAACCCCTACACCGTATGACAAATGTGAACGAGGTATGACAGATGGGAGTGATTTATTTTATGGGGTCTGGAGGCGAAGGGACGGGGATGTTCTCATTAGAACAGGATATGAGACTGCAGCATTCTTTAAGGAGATAGAGCGTCTTCAGGATTCGGGATATAACTGTGTTGATGTAGAAACTTATATGAATGAAGGAAAGAGATACTGGGATGCCGTACTTAAAAAAGGGGTTCCCAAGACTAAATTGGTATATAATCTTTCAAGAGGTCTTTTGGAAACTACGACAAATGGCCTCAAACAAGAAGGATTTATTTTAAGAGATGTGGAATCTTATCTGGACAATGGCAATCGTAAATGGGCGGGTGTTTACTCAAAAGAGAATAAAAAATCACAATTGATGAACGTTATGCAAACTCAAGAACTCCGAAATGAACATGATCGGGCTTTGAGCAATGGACTGCAAATAGTCGATATAGAATGTTATCCAAATGGGAATTTGCTTGATTGGTCGGGAGTATGGGTAAAAGGACCACCATCCAAAATGGAGCTCAATATAGACCCAACTACTTTCTATGATAAGGTCCGAAGTATGAGAGGACAAGGGTATCGATTAGTAGATGTCGAGTATTATATGTTGAATAATCAAGATTGGCGAGTTGGTGCAGTATGGGAGCAAGGAGCCTATAAGGAATTCATTACCGGTGAAACCGGTGATTCGGCCAGTATGCAAAAGTTTTGCGATCATATGGAGACTCATTATGATCAAAGTAGAGCTGGGTTGGAATTAGTAGATTGGGAAAGAATTGACGTAGAATGGTTCGATTAA
- the miaA gene encoding tRNA (adenosine(37)-N6)-dimethylallyltransferase MiaA, producing the protein MKFNQVVMTFKKPLLVVVMGTTAIGKTSLAISIAKFFSSEVISADSRQFFKEMSVGTAVPSENELAEVPHHFIQNKSIFDKYSVGDFEREAIQKLTELFKNNDLVVMVGGSGLYVDAVIKGLDHFPNVDPSIRKELNNELEAHGLQQLQQELQAADPGHYKKVDHNNPHRIIRALEIFRATGKPYSSFLKDENVPRNFDTLQIGLTAKRSTVYDRINTRVDQMMTNGLLEEAKKLYKHRALNAMQTVGYRELFQYFDGTLSLDTAIEEIKKNTRRFAKRQGTWFRKNPDIHWFDASEDHHTIIEFITQRKAL; encoded by the coding sequence ATGAAATTCAACCAGGTGGTAATGACCTTTAAAAAACCATTGTTAGTTGTAGTAATGGGCACAACTGCCATAGGTAAAACCTCCTTGGCAATCTCTATTGCAAAGTTTTTTTCTTCGGAAGTCATTTCGGCAGATTCTAGGCAATTTTTTAAGGAGATGTCTGTGGGTACGGCAGTCCCATCAGAGAATGAACTAGCCGAAGTTCCTCATCATTTTATTCAGAATAAAAGTATATTCGACAAATACAGCGTTGGTGATTTTGAGCGGGAGGCCATTCAGAAATTAACTGAATTATTTAAAAATAATGATTTGGTGGTGATGGTTGGAGGTAGCGGACTGTATGTAGATGCCGTCATAAAGGGACTGGATCATTTCCCTAATGTAGATCCTTCTATTCGGAAAGAATTAAATAATGAGCTTGAAGCGCATGGGCTGCAACAATTACAACAAGAGCTGCAAGCTGCAGATCCCGGTCATTATAAAAAAGTAGATCACAACAATCCGCACAGGATAATTAGAGCACTGGAAATTTTCAGAGCGACGGGCAAGCCGTATTCTTCATTCTTAAAAGATGAGAATGTACCTAGGAATTTCGATACATTGCAAATTGGGTTAACTGCAAAGCGTTCTACCGTCTATGATCGGATAAATACCAGAGTTGACCAAATGATGACCAACGGTTTATTGGAAGAGGCAAAAAAACTTTATAAGCACAGAGCTCTAAATGCTATGCAAACTGTGGGTTACAGAGAATTATTCCAATATTTTGATGGGACGCTATCGCTTGATACTGCTATTGAAGAAATCAAGAAAAATACCCGGCGTTTTGCAAAGCGTCAAGGAACTTGGTTCAGAAAAAACCCGGATATCCATTGGTTCGATGCTTCGGAAGATCATCACACGATTATTGAATTTATTACACAAAGAAAAGCCCTCTAA
- a CDS encoding Gfo/Idh/MocA family oxidoreductase, with translation MLKAGVLGAGHLGKIHLKLLQQSTKYDLIGFYDADKNASQKIEEEFGYKSFPSMEALIDACDMVDVVTPTIHHFACAKKVVEAGKHLFIEKPITHTVEEANTIRDLAKKHKIRGQVGQVERFNPAFMAVNHMIDNPMFIEAHRLAEFNPRGTDVSVVLDLMIHDIDAILSVVKSPVKQIYSSGVSVISETPDIANARIEFENGCVANLTASRISMKKMRKARFFQRDAYISVDFLEKKCEVVKMKDAPENPDDFAMILTNAEGVQKQIYFDNPQISENNAILDELEAFAHAIQTDTTPIVSLGQGAEALRVAMQVIENFKTL, from the coding sequence ATGCTAAAAGCAGGAGTTCTGGGTGCCGGGCACCTGGGAAAAATTCATCTCAAATTACTGCAACAATCGACCAAATACGACTTGATCGGTTTCTACGATGCAGATAAGAATGCTTCTCAAAAAATTGAAGAGGAATTCGGGTATAAAAGCTTTCCCTCTATGGAAGCTCTAATCGATGCCTGCGATATGGTCGATGTGGTCACCCCCACCATTCATCATTTTGCTTGTGCCAAAAAAGTAGTGGAAGCCGGAAAACATCTCTTCATCGAAAAACCAATAACCCATACCGTTGAGGAAGCAAATACGATACGGGACCTTGCAAAAAAGCACAAAATTCGTGGACAGGTAGGACAGGTAGAACGATTTAATCCTGCATTTATGGCAGTAAATCACATGATCGATAATCCTATGTTTATCGAGGCTCACAGATTGGCAGAGTTTAACCCTAGAGGTACCGATGTTTCGGTGGTGCTCGATCTTATGATCCATGATATAGACGCTATCCTTAGTGTGGTAAAAAGTCCGGTGAAACAAATTTACTCCAGCGGTGTTTCAGTTATAAGTGAAACACCAGATATTGCCAATGCACGTATAGAGTTTGAAAACGGCTGTGTAGCTAATCTTACTGCAAGTCGTATTTCCATGAAAAAAATGCGAAAGGCGCGTTTCTTTCAAAGGGACGCCTATATTTCGGTGGATTTTCTTGAAAAGAAATGCGAAGTGGTAAAGATGAAGGATGCACCCGAAAACCCCGATGATTTTGCCATGATTCTTACCAACGCCGAAGGAGTGCAGAAACAGATCTATTTCGACAACCCTCAAATTAGTGAAAACAACGCCATATTGGATGAGCTTGAAGCCTTTGCTCATGCCATACAAACAGATACTACTCCGATTGTTTCATTGGGACAAGGAGCTGAAGCACTTCGGGTGGCAATGCAGGTGATCGAGAATTTTAAAACGCTTTAA
- a CDS encoding ion transporter — MEPVKKSNWRKKLHDIIYEADTPLGKLFDIVLLVLILLSVFFVTIESVAGLPEKVYDLLYYGEWVITIFFTFEYIARIITVKKPARYIFSFYGIIDFLSTIPLYLSFILVGSNFLLTVRALRLLRVFRILKITRYVGEANKLKKALQDSRPKILVFLFAVLIISVIAGTLMYLVEGEASGFNSIPVSIYWCIVTLTTVGFGDIAPITPLGQLIAAIIMIMGYGIIAVPTGIVSAEYVRSKNIEDDNYVHVNTQVCRNCGATKHRDDAEFCHRCGNTLHDEIQPGGNDL, encoded by the coding sequence TTGGAGCCCGTAAAAAAGAGTAACTGGAGAAAAAAACTTCATGACATTATCTACGAAGCCGATACCCCATTGGGAAAGCTTTTCGATATTGTCCTGCTTGTCCTAATTTTACTTAGTGTATTTTTTGTTACTATAGAAAGTGTGGCAGGACTACCGGAAAAGGTCTACGACCTGCTGTATTACGGTGAATGGGTAATTACGATCTTCTTTACTTTCGAATATATAGCACGGATCATTACGGTTAAAAAACCCGCTCGCTATATTTTTAGCTTCTATGGAATCATTGATTTCTTATCAACCATCCCATTGTATTTGTCGTTTATTTTAGTGGGAAGTAATTTTTTACTTACCGTTAGAGCTTTACGACTTTTAAGGGTTTTTAGGATCTTAAAAATAACACGATATGTGGGCGAGGCCAACAAATTAAAAAAAGCCCTTCAGGATAGTAGGCCAAAGATCTTGGTGTTTCTTTTTGCCGTTCTCATTATTTCGGTCATTGCCGGGACGCTTATGTATTTAGTTGAAGGAGAAGCAAGCGGCTTTAATAGTATTCCAGTAAGTATCTACTGGTGCATTGTTACGCTTACTACAGTAGGTTTTGGTGATATAGCTCCCATAACACCCCTGGGACAACTTATCGCAGCGATTATCATGATCATGGGGTATGGAATAATTGCCGTGCCTACAGGGATCGTTAGTGCCGAATATGTTAGGTCCAAAAATATAGAAGACGACAATTACGTCCATGTGAATACCCAGGTATGCCGTAATTGCGGTGCAACGAAACATAGGGACGATGCAGAATTTTGCCATAGGTGCGGTAATACGTTGCACGATGAAATTCAACCAGGTGGTAATGACCTTTAA